A region of Salvelinus alpinus chromosome 6, SLU_Salpinus.1, whole genome shotgun sequence DNA encodes the following proteins:
- the LOC139579747 gene encoding hydroperoxide isomerase ALOXE3-like has translation MADQSKLISRHVQPTLSKPIMANGKLKQDPGEDNPIFLPTDSEYDWLLAKIFVRNADFAEHELNFHLLRTHLLAEVFAVSTLRNLPMVHPIYKLLISHFHYTLQINTLARQALISEKGVITENAGLGGSGMMEFLKKAVASLTYSSLCMPEDITTRGLESIPNFLYRDDGLRLWDIVHRFVHKVIGHYYTCDSDVQKDSELQNWIKDIFFYGFLAETSTGIPQSFSLVTELVKFLTMVIFTVSVQHAAVNSGQFDFGGWMPNFPIALQQLPPTTKGQCTESTMLKTFPDINTTVNGMAAVYLLSTQSTDFVALGNGYQDHFSEKTPLELIHETQDVLEKYNFEIQGRNVSLPLPFTYLNPNNVENSVTL, from the exons atggcagaccaatcaaaactcatctctcggcatgtccagccaacATTATCTAAGCCAATCATGGCCAACGGGAAG CTGAAGCAGGATCCTGGAGAAGACAACCCCATCTTCCTTCCTACTGACTCTGAGTATGACTGGCTCCTGGCCAAGATCTTTGTGAGGAACGCAGACTTCGCTGAACATGAGCTGAACTTTCACCTGCTGAGGACTCACCTGCTGGCTGAGGTGTTTGCCGTGTCGACACTGCGTAACCTACCAATGGTGCATCCCATCTACAAG CTCCTGATCTCTCACTTCCACTACACTCTGCAGATCAATACTCTGGCTAGACAGGCCCTCATATCAGAGAAGGGGGTGATCACAGAG AATGCTGGTTTAGGAGGTTCAGGGATGATGGAGTTTCTGAAGAAAGCAGTGGCCTCATTGACCTACAGCTCCCTCTGTATGCCGGAGGACATCACTACACGCGGTCTGGAGTCAATCCCCAACTTCCTCTACAGGGATGACGGACTCAGGTTGTGGGACATCGTCCACAG GTTTGTTCACAAAGTGATTGGTCACTACTACACCTGTGACTCAGACGTCCAGAAGGACTCTGAACTGCAGAACTGGATCAAGGATATCTTCTTCTATGGGTTCCTGGCAGAAACCAGCACAG GAATCCCTCAGTCTTTCAGTTTGGTGACAGAGCTGGTCAAGTTTCTCACCATGGTGATCTTCACAGTGTCTGTCCAACATGCTGCAGTCAACAGTGGACAG TTTGATTTTGGGGGCTGGATGCCCAACTTCCCCATCGCTCTGCAACAACTACCTCCCACCACTAAGGGGCAGTGTACTGAGAGCACCATGCTGAAGACCTTCCCTGACATCAATACCACCGTCAATGGCATGGCAGCGGTGTACCTTCTGAGCACTCAGTCCACTGACTTT GTCGCTCTTGGAAATGGCTATCAGGATCACTTCAGCGAGAAGACCCCTCTGGAACTGATTCACGAAACTCAAGATGTGCTGGAGAAATACAACTTTGAAATCCAAGGCAGGAATGTTTCTTTGCCCTTGCCGTTCACCTACCTGAATCCCAACAATGTGGAGAACAGTGTGACCCTGTAA